The following coding sequences are from one Streptomyces sp. NBC_01485 window:
- a CDS encoding cupin domain-containing protein: MTSARLRRVEPVPALLADGLLTERLALAVPEDTRVVVADYEVPPGGSLPWHYHEGRVVAVVTAGVLTRTLADGSECVTPAGGCIVEPVGPQGVHRAENREPEPLRICALFFLPRGSPLSTRAEPPDGVAYR, from the coding sequence ATGACATCGGCAAGGTTACGTCGCGTCGAACCCGTACCGGCCCTGCTCGCCGACGGCCTGCTCACCGAGCGGCTCGCGCTGGCCGTGCCGGAGGACACCCGGGTGGTGGTGGCGGACTACGAGGTCCCGCCGGGCGGCTCGCTGCCCTGGCACTACCACGAGGGGCGGGTCGTCGCCGTGGTGACGGCGGGCGTCCTGACCCGGACCCTGGCGGACGGGTCGGAGTGCGTGACGCCCGCCGGCGGGTGCATCGTCGAGCCGGTGGGGCCGCAGGGCGTGCACCGGGCGGAGAACCGGGAGCCGGAGCCGCTGCGCATCTGCGCCCTGTTCTTCCTTCCGCGGGGCAGCCCGCTGTCTACGCGCGCAGAACCGCCGGACGGCGTCGCGTACCGCTGA
- a CDS encoding diacylglycerol/lipid kinase family protein — translation MNETRRTKAKWALPHLGAAQQDAVARARGWAQVALVLVTACVAVVMVGASSGGWLILLTGFALLALAGAGVWWMLAHRGGARLLGGLLAVAAPVGVLVLYALSGLWPVAVGAVALWAGALASARASLRSVRRPKGTHGRKTPPPRRPVLIMNVRSGGGKVEKHDLVARAEALGARVVLLGTDDTYIDPAVEARRAVAEGADLLGVAGGDGTQALVAAVAAEHDVPFLVVAAGTRNHFAMDLGLDRADPVRSLDALTNGVELRVDLGDVSGRPFVNTVSFGAYAEIVQNPDYRDAKAATALDHLPELLQGESGPTLDVRTDDTHVHAPQALLVSNNAYARADPLGGGRRPRLDAGLLGVIGVRVDGPAQAAELALLGERAGSITSVTSRRVVVEADRERIAVAVDGEALELATPVVCTVRPAALRVRVPRHRPGAAYAPPTVDWRRIVRLALGRPDPRTIKEAYDV, via the coding sequence ATGAACGAGACACGCAGAACGAAAGCGAAATGGGCGCTGCCGCACCTCGGCGCGGCGCAGCAGGACGCCGTCGCCCGCGCGCGGGGCTGGGCCCAGGTGGCGCTGGTCCTGGTGACCGCCTGTGTCGCGGTGGTGATGGTGGGCGCGTCGTCCGGCGGCTGGCTGATCCTGCTCACCGGATTCGCCCTCCTCGCGCTGGCCGGCGCGGGCGTGTGGTGGATGCTGGCGCACCGGGGCGGAGCCCGCCTGCTCGGCGGCCTGTTGGCGGTCGCCGCGCCCGTGGGCGTGCTGGTGCTGTACGCCCTGTCCGGTCTGTGGCCGGTGGCGGTGGGCGCGGTCGCCCTGTGGGCGGGGGCCCTGGCCTCGGCCCGCGCCTCCCTGCGCAGCGTGCGCCGCCCCAAGGGCACGCACGGCCGCAAGACCCCGCCGCCCCGCCGGCCGGTCCTGATCATGAACGTGCGCTCGGGCGGCGGGAAGGTCGAGAAGCACGACCTCGTCGCGCGCGCCGAGGCGCTCGGCGCCCGGGTGGTCCTGCTCGGCACCGACGACACCTACATCGATCCCGCAGTGGAGGCCCGCCGGGCCGTCGCCGAGGGCGCGGACCTGCTCGGCGTCGCGGGCGGCGACGGCACCCAGGCCCTGGTGGCCGCCGTGGCCGCCGAGCACGACGTGCCCTTCCTGGTCGTCGCGGCCGGCACCCGCAACCACTTCGCCATGGACCTCGGCCTCGACCGCGCCGACCCGGTGCGCAGCCTCGACGCCCTCACCAACGGCGTCGAACTCCGCGTCGACCTCGGCGACGTCAGCGGACGGCCCTTCGTGAACACCGTCTCCTTCGGGGCGTACGCGGAGATAGTGCAGAACCCCGACTACCGCGACGCCAAGGCCGCCACCGCCCTCGACCACCTGCCCGAGCTGCTGCAGGGCGAATCCGGCCCCACCCTGGACGTCCGTACGGACGACACCCACGTCCACGCCCCGCAGGCCCTGCTGGTCAGCAACAACGCCTACGCCCGCGCCGACCCGCTCGGCGGCGGCCGTCGCCCCCGGCTGGACGCCGGACTGCTCGGCGTGATCGGCGTCCGGGTGGACGGCCCGGCCCAGGCCGCCGAACTCGCCCTGCTCGGCGAGCGCGCGGGGAGCATCACCTCGGTGACCTCCCGGCGCGTCGTCGTCGAGGCCGACCGGGAGCGCATCGCGGTGGCCGTCGACGGCGAGGCGCTCGAACTGGCCACCCCCGTCGTGTGCACGGTACGGCCCGCCGCGCTGCGGGTCCGGGTGCCCCGGCACCGCCCGGGGGCCGCCTACGCGCCCCCCACGGTCGACTGGCGGCGCATCGTCCGCCTCGCGCTCGGCCGTCCCGACCCCCGCACGATCAAGGAGGCCTACGATGTCTGA
- a CDS encoding phosphatase PAP2 family protein produces MSDRRPKLPALALVSDLATMDQALYETVTVTRTPTLDTALRRLSAAADHSKLSFAIAAALALRGGRSRRAAALGVAAIGVASATANLLGKQLVRRPRPYRAEDSPFPGRHVPMPHSASFPSGHTASAVAFAAAVGPALPVSAVPLGLLACAVGYSRVHTGVHYPGDVVAGALLGTGSAALVLALAARNEA; encoded by the coding sequence ATGTCTGACCGCCGACCGAAGCTCCCCGCCCTGGCGCTGGTCAGTGACCTCGCCACCATGGACCAGGCCCTGTACGAGACGGTCACCGTGACGAGGACGCCCACCCTGGACACCGCGCTGCGCCGGCTGTCGGCTGCCGCCGACCACTCCAAGCTGTCCTTCGCCATCGCCGCGGCGCTCGCCCTGCGCGGCGGCCGTTCGCGCCGGGCCGCCGCCCTCGGAGTCGCGGCCATCGGCGTCGCCTCGGCGACCGCCAACCTGCTCGGCAAGCAACTCGTACGCCGGCCGCGCCCCTACCGCGCCGAGGACTCGCCGTTCCCGGGCCGGCACGTGCCGATGCCGCACTCCGCGTCGTTCCCGTCCGGGCACACCGCCTCGGCTGTCGCCTTCGCCGCCGCCGTCGGCCCGGCCCTGCCGGTCTCCGCCGTCCCGCTGGGCCTGCTGGCCTGCGCGGTGGGCTACTCGCGGGTGCACACCGGCGTGCACTACCCGGGCGACGTCGTGGCCGGCGCGCTGCTCGGCACGGGCTCGGCGGCGCTGGTCCTGGCCCTCGCCGCCCGCAACGAGGCCTGA
- a CDS encoding class I SAM-dependent methyltransferase, which yields MAGEDDGRRAARVFDALGAAYEKAFAHSEAHRRSLEWLLGRLAPGSQVLDVGSGTGRPTAETLARAGHEVLGVDVSPVMVGLAARQVPQATFRRVDVRELPLEEGSLDAACVFFSLLQMERAQQSALIGRLARALRPGGSLVLATVPLDVEGVDAVFMGQPVRVTSFTGEALVDVVTGAGLTVLAEENALFTPDHPEAAPEPHVFLCCGREDEE from the coding sequence GTGGCAGGCGAGGACGACGGGCGGCGTGCGGCGCGGGTGTTCGACGCGCTGGGAGCCGCCTACGAGAAGGCGTTCGCGCACTCGGAGGCGCACCGCCGCTCCCTGGAGTGGCTGCTGGGCCGGCTCGCGCCGGGCAGTCAGGTGCTGGACGTCGGCAGCGGCACGGGACGGCCCACGGCCGAGACCCTGGCACGGGCGGGCCACGAGGTGCTGGGCGTCGACGTCTCCCCCGTGATGGTCGGCCTCGCCGCGCGCCAGGTGCCGCAGGCGACGTTCCGCCGCGTCGACGTGCGTGAACTCCCGCTGGAGGAAGGCTCGTTGGACGCGGCCTGCGTGTTCTTCTCGCTGCTCCAGATGGAGCGTGCGCAGCAGAGCGCCCTGATCGGGCGGCTGGCACGGGCGCTGCGGCCCGGCGGCAGTCTCGTGCTCGCCACCGTGCCGCTGGACGTGGAGGGGGTCGACGCCGTGTTCATGGGGCAGCCCGTACGGGTGACCAGCTTCACCGGCGAGGCGCTCGTCGACGTGGTGACCGGCGCCGGACTGACCGTACTGGCCGAGGAGAACGCGCTGTTCACCCCCGACCATCCCGAAGCCGCGCCCGAGCCCCACGTCTTCCTCTGCTGCGGCAGGGAGGACGAGGAGTAG
- a CDS encoding NlpC/P60 family protein, which produces MATDRSPRSPGSSTDEPSRAEIQQRVSSLYDRAESDTGTYNVTRAMSGRTRRTAGSVASGGRGSADPSLDAVTRQWFDVARDRMGPITPAVLPADRQPARPSRAARPASAPERSGDSAVVRELEAAARRVPELTSRAAVAALPAAPEPRRDEPKALLPAVPAPAASPDSAAASASAAPTDRQASLKNTKEQIGRKLVTAREVLARALAQPAPSLPAAASVPTSSLPAVGTQPAATPSAQSRPVQQAVQQPVEQPWDTAEQQAFRAEIAAAWAGQPSAAATGTASPTGTDGFLTTGELGFAAPASGFATPEVPFSAPTPDYPGAELGVTAPPFSFPLPGLGATAPESGFTAPGVDPLTATPGYQTAEFRVPTPPSGYAMAEPPATGPESGFTGAPVPGYQTSGLGVMAAASDILTAGSGYQAAPGSLAAPATPLPDPLTDPMPMPMPVPPVPPVAAPTDVTVSATGTAYLGKADKALAFARAQIGRPCVWGATGPESYDCSSLTQAAWRAAGVTLPRAAIDQAKDFTRISLADLRPGDLVFFFDDLSHTGLCTGNGMMIHAPGPGTYIREEAILPFGEGALRGAVRPA; this is translated from the coding sequence ATGGCGACGGATCGCAGCCCGCGCTCCCCAGGCAGCAGCACCGACGAGCCGAGCCGGGCGGAGATCCAACAGCGGGTCAGCTCGCTCTACGACCGTGCCGAGAGCGACACCGGCACCTACAACGTGACACGTGCCATGTCGGGCCGTACACGCCGGACAGCAGGCTCCGTCGCCAGCGGCGGCCGGGGGTCGGCCGACCCGTCGCTCGACGCGGTGACCCGGCAGTGGTTCGACGTCGCGCGCGACCGGATGGGGCCGATCACTCCCGCCGTACTGCCGGCCGATCGTCAGCCCGCCCGTCCGTCCCGCGCCGCGCGTCCGGCGAGTGCGCCGGAGCGCTCCGGGGACAGCGCCGTGGTGCGGGAGCTGGAGGCGGCCGCCCGACGGGTTCCGGAGCTGACCTCGCGCGCCGCCGTCGCCGCACTGCCCGCCGCGCCCGAACCGCGCCGGGACGAGCCCAAGGCCCTGCTGCCCGCCGTCCCCGCCCCTGCCGCCTCCCCCGACTCCGCGGCCGCCTCCGCCTCCGCCGCTCCCACGGACCGGCAGGCCTCGCTCAAGAACACCAAGGAGCAGATCGGGCGGAAGCTCGTCACGGCCCGGGAGGTGCTGGCCCGCGCCCTCGCCCAGCCCGCGCCGTCCCTGCCCGCGGCGGCGTCCGTGCCCACGTCCTCCCTGCCCGCTGTCGGGACACAGCCCGCCGCGACGCCGTCGGCTCAGTCGCGGCCGGTGCAGCAGGCGGTCCAGCAACCGGTTGAACAGCCCTGGGACACCGCGGAGCAGCAGGCGTTCCGGGCGGAGATCGCGGCCGCGTGGGCGGGACAGCCGTCCGCCGCCGCTACCGGCACGGCATCACCGACCGGCACCGACGGGTTCCTCACGACCGGTGAACTCGGCTTCGCCGCACCGGCGTCGGGCTTCGCGACACCCGAAGTCCCCTTCTCCGCGCCCACACCCGACTACCCGGGGGCGGAACTCGGCGTCACCGCACCGCCGTTCAGCTTCCCGCTGCCCGGCCTCGGCGCAACGGCACCGGAGTCCGGCTTCACGGCACCGGGCGTCGATCCCCTCACGGCCACGCCCGGCTATCAGACGGCCGAATTCCGCGTCCCCACACCCCCGTCGGGCTACGCGATGGCCGAACCGCCCGCCACGGGACCGGAGTCCGGCTTCACGGGCGCTCCCGTTCCGGGCTATCAGACGTCCGGACTCGGCGTCATGGCAGCCGCGTCGGACATCCTGACCGCCGGTTCCGGCTACCAGGCCGCTCCCGGCAGCCTCGCGGCTCCGGCAACCCCGCTCCCGGACCCGCTCACCGATCCCATGCCCATGCCGATGCCCGTGCCGCCCGTGCCCCCGGTCGCCGCTCCCACCGACGTCACGGTCAGCGCGACCGGGACCGCCTACCTGGGGAAGGCGGACAAGGCCCTCGCCTTCGCCCGGGCCCAGATCGGCCGGCCGTGCGTGTGGGGAGCGACGGGACCGGAGTCCTACGACTGCTCCAGCCTCACGCAGGCCGCCTGGAGGGCCGCCGGGGTGACACTCCCGCGGGCCGCCATCGACCAGGCGAAGGACTTCACCCGGATCAGCCTGGCCGACCTCCGCCCCGGCGACCTCGTCTTCTTCTTCGACGACCTCAGCCACACCGGCCTGTGCACCGGCAACGGCATGATGATCCACGCTCCGGGTCCGGGCACGTACATCCGCGAGGAGGCGATCCTCCCGTTCGGGGAGGGCGCGCTGCGCGGCGCCGTCCGCCCCGCGTAA
- a CDS encoding NB-ARC domain-containing protein, whose amino-acid sequence MEAELAALAASGATTLVGLMVSESWERAKSGLARYFGQRASGAAAEEELQAASEELDSARAAGDVETQADVQARWRQRLETMFEADPRAAGELAQLLSELAPDASRTFVNLVSGGVNYGPAFQGSHIHGGITFNVQPAPAPAHVPGRAIRPDQVPAVTVPFSNRTAELAILDKALGAPGARAGGSGAVDVGVLDGLPGVGKTTMAWQWAAKARGLFPDGQLYVDFAALRDRSAPVTAAGADVSEALAMCLRSLTGSDDGIPSSLAERTNLFRSRSADLRILLVLDDVNQPAQVRALIPKGPGSAVLVTSQGRLGELALDGARLISVKPLDAHGGLTLLKDRCGAEAVEAEPEAAERLVELCGGLPVALQIAAARLGTEDAVSMTALAAELDDEAGRLAGMTLEGEEFSVSAVLGTSYRLLPPDAARLYRLLGWLPVGVFDAAVAAVAADTDTRSAKRLLGLLAKASLVEDTGDRRYRMHDLVRLHARERAAQEEPDTEQTALTQRVGTHYLVLTAFADRALRRDRLRIAELSALLREADDPFAAAGGPPPLEWLDTERPAILAVLRTAVRQGLSILAWQLAEAFTVLFLYRRYLGAWKESLELGAEAAAAAAASADTAGEIEEATAAEARLRSLLSRPLLDLGENDRAGAELATAVALAETSGHLVLRASVQEFLGRYRDLFEPSSAVEAYQLSLELNEQAGEARGAAIAAYFLGCALDARGDHAEALVTLSRARQDLETRAEPDRRMAARARAAIGVVRGHLGETEEAMRELREAARALREEAATHYEAQALVQLADIAEGKGDSENLDLDLDLDLDLVRGCLSRAVEIHEAAGSGLAEGLRRRLADLG is encoded by the coding sequence GTGGAAGCCGAGTTGGCGGCACTCGCTGCGTCAGGGGCGACGACACTGGTCGGGCTGATGGTGTCGGAGTCGTGGGAGCGCGCGAAGAGCGGACTGGCCCGGTACTTCGGGCAACGCGCTTCGGGTGCCGCCGCCGAGGAAGAACTCCAGGCAGCGAGCGAGGAGCTGGACAGCGCCCGGGCGGCTGGTGACGTGGAGACCCAGGCGGATGTCCAGGCCCGGTGGCGGCAGCGGCTGGAAACGATGTTCGAGGCGGACCCTCGTGCCGCCGGGGAACTCGCACAGTTACTGTCCGAGCTGGCGCCGGACGCGTCACGCACCTTCGTGAATCTGGTCAGTGGAGGAGTGAACTACGGTCCGGCCTTCCAGGGCTCGCACATCCACGGCGGCATCACGTTCAACGTCCAGCCGGCTCCCGCGCCCGCGCACGTGCCGGGACGTGCGATCAGGCCCGATCAGGTGCCCGCCGTGACAGTCCCGTTCAGCAACAGGACGGCCGAACTCGCGATCCTGGACAAGGCACTCGGCGCACCCGGCGCGCGGGCGGGCGGCTCCGGAGCCGTCGACGTCGGGGTGCTGGACGGGCTACCAGGGGTCGGCAAGACGACCATGGCCTGGCAGTGGGCGGCAAAGGCCCGGGGGCTCTTCCCGGACGGACAGCTGTACGTGGATTTCGCGGCCCTGCGCGACCGGTCCGCGCCGGTGACCGCCGCCGGCGCGGACGTCTCCGAGGCCCTGGCCATGTGCCTGAGGTCGCTGACGGGAAGCGACGACGGCATCCCGAGCTCACTCGCGGAGCGGACCAACCTGTTCCGGTCGCGCTCGGCCGACCTGCGCATCCTGCTCGTCCTGGACGACGTGAACCAGCCCGCACAGGTTCGCGCGCTGATCCCCAAGGGGCCGGGCAGCGCGGTGCTGGTCACGAGCCAGGGCCGGCTGGGTGAGCTGGCCCTGGACGGCGCCCGGCTCATCTCCGTCAAGCCGCTGGACGCACACGGAGGGCTGACGCTGCTGAAGGACCGGTGCGGCGCGGAAGCCGTCGAGGCCGAACCGGAGGCCGCGGAGCGTCTGGTGGAGCTGTGCGGCGGTCTCCCGGTGGCCCTGCAGATCGCCGCGGCGCGACTGGGCACCGAGGACGCTGTGAGCATGACGGCACTGGCCGCCGAACTGGACGACGAGGCCGGACGACTGGCCGGGATGACACTGGAAGGCGAGGAGTTCTCGGTGTCCGCTGTTCTGGGTACCTCCTACCGGCTGCTGCCGCCGGACGCCGCCCGGCTCTACCGTCTGCTGGGATGGCTGCCGGTCGGCGTCTTCGACGCCGCCGTGGCCGCGGTCGCCGCGGACACCGACACGAGGAGCGCGAAACGCCTGCTGGGTCTGCTGGCCAAGGCGAGCCTGGTGGAGGACACGGGCGACCGCCGCTACCGCATGCACGATCTGGTCCGTCTGCATGCGCGGGAGCGCGCGGCGCAGGAGGAGCCGGACACCGAGCAGACGGCACTGACGCAGCGCGTGGGCACGCACTATCTCGTCCTCACGGCTTTCGCCGACCGGGCGCTGCGGCGGGACCGGCTGCGGATCGCCGAACTGTCCGCGCTGCTGCGGGAAGCCGACGACCCCTTCGCCGCCGCGGGCGGCCCGCCTCCGCTGGAGTGGCTGGACACCGAGCGGCCCGCCATCCTGGCGGTCCTGCGTACGGCGGTCCGACAGGGGCTGTCCATCCTGGCCTGGCAACTGGCCGAGGCGTTCACGGTGTTGTTCCTGTACCGCCGTTACCTCGGGGCGTGGAAGGAGTCGCTGGAACTCGGCGCCGAGGCCGCTGCCGCAGCCGCGGCGTCGGCGGACACGGCGGGGGAGATCGAGGAGGCCACGGCGGCCGAGGCGCGCCTGCGCAGCCTGCTGTCACGCCCCTTGCTGGACCTCGGCGAGAACGACCGCGCGGGAGCGGAACTGGCCACGGCCGTCGCCCTGGCCGAGACGTCCGGTCACCTCGTCCTGCGGGCCTCCGTACAGGAGTTCCTCGGCCGGTACCGGGATCTGTTCGAGCCGTCCAGCGCCGTCGAGGCGTACCAGCTCTCCCTCGAACTGAACGAACAGGCCGGGGAAGCCCGTGGCGCGGCCATCGCCGCCTACTTCCTCGGGTGCGCGCTGGACGCCCGCGGCGATCACGCGGAGGCCTTGGTCACGCTGAGCCGGGCGCGGCAGGACCTGGAGACCCGCGCGGAGCCCGACCGGCGGATGGCGGCCCGGGCGAGGGCCGCGATCGGCGTCGTACGCGGTCACCTCGGCGAGACCGAGGAAGCGATGCGAGAGCTGCGTGAGGCGGCCCGGGCTCTGCGCGAGGAGGCGGCGACGCACTACGAGGCGCAGGCCTTGGTACAGCTCGCCGACATCGCGGAGGGGAAGGGAGACAGCGAGAACCTGGACCTCGACCTGGACCTGGACTTGGATCTGGTGCGCGGGTGCCTGAGCCGCGCCGTCGAGATCCACGAGGCGGCCGGCAGCGGCCTGGCGGAGGGGCTGCGGCGGCGGTTGGCGGACCTGGGGTAG
- a CDS encoding bifunctional salicylyl-CoA 5-hydroxylase/oxidoreductase, with protein sequence MKIAIIGGGPGGLYFAALMKQLDPAHEITVWERNAPDDTFGFGVVFSDETLGGIENADTAIAEAMARRFARWTDIDIHYRGESHTVGGQGFAAMSRKDLLRLLQERCRDLGVALHFSTVAPDTGRLRASHDLVVGADGLNSQVRAAHSDVFRPSLDRRHSKYMWLGTDRVFEAFQFFVRQTEWGVMQVHGYPYSESGSTFIVEMHEDVWRRAGFDATEGTDFAPGVSDEQAVARVRELFADELHGHQVFANNSKWLNFTTVRNERWHDGNLVLIGDAAHTAHFSIGSGTKLAMEDALALAACLHEHPDAERALIAYETERRPVVESTQRAAQASLEWFENIGMYVHQEPTQFCFNLLTRSRRITYDNLRTRDTEFADRVDAAFAASQGLDEIAPAMFQPYRLGQLELKNRVIVSPMDMYSAVDGVPGDFHLVHLGSKAMGGAGLVMTEMVCVSPEARITPGCTGLWNDEQRDSWQRIVSYVHERSTARIGFQLGHSGRKGSTRLMWEGMDDPLPDGNWEITGPSPLPYGPASAVPREVTRADMDRMTADFVAAARRGADADFDLLELHCAHGYLLSSFLSPVANHRADEYGGPLENRLRFPLEVFDAVRAAWPDGRPMIVRISATDWVPDGNTEHDAVEIARAFIAHGADAIDVSSGQVTKDERPAYGRSYQTPFADRIRHEVAAATGTAVIAVGAIASYDDVNSLLLAGRADLCAVGRTHLHDPHWTLHAAADQEYRGPGAEWPVQFRAGSRKPPTSRTDAVRPRLALLRVDDADQTVHLRWVPSREVAVVS encoded by the coding sequence TTGAAAATCGCCATCATCGGCGGTGGTCCCGGCGGGCTGTACTTCGCAGCCCTGATGAAACAGCTCGACCCCGCCCACGAGATCACCGTGTGGGAACGCAACGCCCCCGACGACACGTTCGGCTTCGGTGTCGTCTTCTCCGACGAGACCCTCGGCGGCATCGAGAACGCCGACACCGCCATCGCCGAGGCCATGGCCCGGCGCTTCGCCCGCTGGACCGACATCGACATCCACTACCGGGGCGAGAGCCACACCGTCGGCGGTCAGGGCTTCGCCGCCATGAGCCGCAAGGACCTGCTCCGCCTCCTCCAGGAGCGCTGCCGCGACCTCGGCGTCGCCCTGCACTTCTCGACCGTCGCCCCGGACACCGGGCGCCTGCGCGCGTCGCATGACCTGGTGGTGGGCGCCGACGGCCTCAACTCCCAGGTCCGGGCGGCCCATTCGGACGTCTTCCGCCCGTCCTTGGACCGCCGGCACAGCAAGTACATGTGGCTCGGCACGGACCGGGTATTCGAGGCCTTCCAGTTCTTCGTCAGGCAGACGGAGTGGGGGGTCATGCAGGTGCACGGCTACCCCTACTCCGAGTCCGGCTCCACGTTCATCGTCGAGATGCACGAGGACGTCTGGCGGCGGGCCGGCTTCGACGCCACCGAGGGGACCGACTTCGCGCCGGGCGTCTCCGACGAGCAGGCCGTCGCACGCGTCCGCGAACTCTTCGCCGACGAACTCCACGGCCACCAGGTGTTCGCCAACAACTCCAAGTGGCTGAACTTCACGACCGTGCGCAACGAGCGCTGGCACGACGGCAACCTCGTCCTCATCGGGGACGCCGCGCACACGGCGCACTTCTCGATCGGGTCGGGCACCAAGCTGGCCATGGAGGACGCCCTCGCCCTCGCCGCCTGCCTGCACGAACACCCGGACGCCGAACGGGCGTTGATCGCCTACGAGACCGAGCGGCGCCCCGTCGTCGAGTCCACCCAGCGGGCGGCGCAGGCCTCGCTGGAGTGGTTCGAGAACATCGGCATGTACGTCCACCAGGAACCGACCCAGTTCTGCTTCAACCTGCTCACCCGCTCGCGCCGCATCACCTACGACAACCTCCGCACCCGCGACACCGAGTTCGCCGACCGGGTCGACGCCGCCTTCGCCGCGTCCCAGGGCCTCGACGAGATCGCCCCGGCGATGTTCCAGCCGTACCGCCTCGGTCAACTGGAGCTGAAGAACCGGGTGATCGTCTCCCCGATGGACATGTACTCGGCGGTCGACGGCGTCCCCGGCGACTTCCACCTCGTCCACCTCGGCTCCAAGGCCATGGGCGGCGCCGGCCTGGTGATGACCGAGATGGTCTGCGTCTCGCCCGAGGCCCGCATCACCCCCGGCTGCACGGGCCTGTGGAACGACGAGCAGCGCGACTCCTGGCAGCGGATCGTCTCCTACGTCCACGAGCGGAGCACCGCCCGCATCGGCTTCCAGCTCGGCCACTCGGGCCGCAAGGGCTCGACCCGCCTGATGTGGGAGGGCATGGACGACCCGCTGCCGGACGGCAACTGGGAGATCACCGGCCCCTCTCCACTGCCGTACGGCCCCGCTTCCGCCGTCCCCCGCGAGGTCACCCGCGCCGACATGGACCGGATGACCGCGGACTTCGTCGCCGCCGCCCGACGGGGTGCCGATGCGGACTTCGACCTCCTCGAACTCCACTGCGCACACGGCTACTTGCTGTCCTCCTTCCTCTCCCCGGTCGCCAACCACCGCGCGGACGAGTACGGCGGCCCACTGGAGAACCGGCTCCGCTTCCCGCTGGAGGTCTTCGACGCCGTCCGCGCCGCCTGGCCGGACGGGCGCCCGATGATCGTGCGCATTTCCGCCACCGACTGGGTGCCGGACGGCAACACCGAGCACGACGCGGTGGAGATCGCCCGCGCGTTCATCGCGCACGGGGCCGACGCCATCGACGTCTCGTCGGGCCAGGTCACCAAGGACGAACGCCCCGCATACGGCCGCTCGTACCAGACGCCGTTCGCGGACCGGATCCGCCACGAGGTCGCCGCCGCGACGGGTACCGCGGTCATCGCGGTGGGCGCGATCGCCTCGTACGACGACGTCAACTCCCTCCTCCTGGCAGGCCGCGCCGACCTGTGCGCCGTAGGACGTACCCACCTCCACGACCCGCACTGGACGCTCCACGCGGCGGCCGACCAGGAGTACCGGGGCCCCGGCGCGGAATGGCCGGTCCAGTTCAGGGCAGGCAGCCGCAAGCCCCCGACCTCCCGCACGGACGCCGTACGCCCCCGTCTCGCGCTCCTACGCGTGGACGACGCCGACCAGACCGTCCACCTGCGCTGGGTCCCGTCCCGCGAGGTGGCTGTGGTGTCCTGA